A region of the bacterium genome:
CGGAAGTCCTCGAGCGTCCGGGGGGGAATGGTGTTGACCGTCTCGGGTCCGATCAGCTCTTCGACGTAGAGAACATTCCGGTAGTCCGGATTCTTGGTCGACGTGCTCGCCCAAAGCACTCGCTGCGGACGGGCTCCGGCTTCTCTCAGTCTCGCGAAGGCGGGCCCATGGAAGATCTCGAGGTAGCGCGCGTAGGCCATCTTGGAATTCGCGATCGCGATCCGACCGGCCAAATCCCCGGCCTCGGGCGTATCAGAGCCGGCGGACTCGGCCAGCAGCTTGTCGATCAAGCTGTCCACCCGGCTCACGAAGAACGAGGCCACGGAAGCCGCACGCTCGGGCTTGGCGGCGCGCTCGACGCCCCGGATGTAAGCCTGCGCCACCGCCTCGTAGTGAGCCATCGAGAACATCAAGGTCACGTTGACGTGAATGCCCTCAGCCAGGAGGGACTCGACCGCGGGGATCCCCTCGACCGTCGCGGGCACCTTGATCATCAGGTTGGGCCGATCGACCTTCTGCCAGAAGCGGCTCGCTTCGGCCAGCGTGCCCTCGGTATCGCGCGCGAGGTGCGGCGAGACTTCCAGGCTGACGAACCCGTCCGCTCCGTTGGTCGACTCATAGACCGGTGCCAGCAGATCCGCCGCCAGCTGAATGTCACGAATCGCCAGGTGTTCATACAGCAGCCCGGTAGAGATCTCCGGGTCCTTTTCAAGCGCCGCGCGAATATCGGAATCGTAGAGATCGCTGTTGCCGATCGCTTTTTCGAAGATCGCCGGGTTGGAAGTCACGCCGGTCAAGCCGTCTTCGGAGATCAAGCGCGCGAGTTCCCCGTTCTCGAGAACGTCCCGGCGGATGTAGTCGAGCCAGATCGCCTGGCCCTGGGTCCCGAGCATTCGCAGTCTGTTCATGAAGACCTCCTGGTCGGCCGAATCGTACCACCCGGACAGCAGTGGAGCGCGTTTCAAAGCTCGAGGCGTCGAAGGCGAAGGGCATTGGAGATCACCGATACCGAGCTCAGACTCATGGCCGCACTGGCGAGCATCGGCGATAGCAGCCAGCCGACGAAGGGGTAAAGGACCCCAGCGGCGACCGGAACGCTCAAGGAGTTGTAGAGGAACGCGAAAAAGAGGTTCTGCCTGATGTTGCCCATCGTGGCGCGGCTCAACCGAAGTGCCCGCAGGATGCCGCGCAGATCGCCCTTCACCAGGGTCACTCCGGCGCTCTCGATCGCAACGTCTGTGCCGGTGCCCATCGCGATTCCGATATCTGCCTGGGCCAGAGCGGGGGCATCATTGACACCATCTCCCGCCATCGCCACCGTTCGTCCTCCGTCTTGAAAGGTCCGCACGATCTCGAGCTTCTCCTCGGGCCGTCGTTCGGCCTCGACCCTGTCGATACCGAGTCGCTCGGCCACGGCGCCGGCCGTCTCGCGATTGTCACCGGTCACCATGACGACTTCGATCCCGATCCTCTGCAGCTCTCCAATCAGCTCGCGAGCCGACTCTTTGATCGGGTCGGACACCGCCAGCAGGCCCGCCAGATCCCCGTCATCCGCAACGAAGACCACCGTCGCTCCGGCCGAGCGCAGGGCGTCCACCTTCTCCCGTGCGACTTCGACCGTCACTCCCAGATCCACGAGATGGGCCTCGTTGCCAACCGCCAACCGGCGACTCCCCGCGCGCCCGACGACTCCCCTGCCCGGAAGGGCCTGGAAGTCCTCGACCGCCTTCGGTCCCAGGCCCCGCTCGAGCGCCTCCCCGACGATCGCTCGAGCCAGAGGATGCTCGCTGCCCCGCTCCAGCCCAGCGGCCAGAGTCAGCACATCCGCCTCGCTCCGACCCTCGAGCGCTACTACCCGCTCGAGTCGGGGGCGCCCGTCGGTAAGTGTCCCGGTCTTGTCCAAA
Encoded here:
- the tal gene encoding transaldolase gives rise to the protein MNRLRMLGTQGQAIWLDYIRRDVLENGELARLISEDGLTGVTSNPAIFEKAIGNSDLYDSDIRAALEKDPEISTGLLYEHLAIRDIQLAADLLAPVYESTNGADGFVSLEVSPHLARDTEGTLAEASRFWQKVDRPNLMIKVPATVEGIPAVESLLAEGIHVNVTLMFSMAHYEAVAQAYIRGVERAAKPERAASVASFFVSRVDSLIDKLLAESAGSDTPEAGDLAGRIAIANSKMAYARYLEIFHGPAFARLREAGARPQRVLWASTSTKNPDYRNVLYVEELIGPETVNTIPPRTLEDFREHGEVSPTLTADLDRARSDLSALAAIGIDLDGATDRLQREGLEKFGVPFDRLLAALESKRVELAAAPMGAAAGPAE